AATCAATTTAGAAAAGGCATTGACATTTCAAATCCATGTCTTACGAACCCCTGCATCACAAGTATCGCCCAAAAAGTTTTGCTGAACTAGTGGGTCAAGAGGCGATCGCCACCACCCTCACGAACGCGATCCGCACAGCGAAAATCGCCCCTGCTTATTTGTTCACTGGGCCAAGAGGTACAGGGAAAACTTCTAGCGCCCGTATTCTCGCTAAATCTCTTAATTGTCTCAAAAGTGGTAAACCAACACCTGAACCCTGTGGTGTGTGTGATGTTTGTCAGGGAATAACCAAAGGCTACTCTCTAGATGTAATTGAAATCGACGCCGCTAGCAACACTGGTGTCGATAATATCCGTGAGCTAATTGAAAAGGCGCAGTTTGCTCCTGTACAGTGCCGCTACAAGGTTTATGTGATTGACGAGTGTCATATGCTCAGTACAGCAGCGTTCAATGCGCTACTGAAGACACTAGAAGAACCGCCGAGACACGTGGTTTTCGTGTTGGCAACAACTGATCCGCAGCGAGTATTGCCAACGATTATTTCCCGTTGTCAGCGGTTTGATTTTAGACGCATTCAGTTAGAAGCGATGGTAAAGCATTTAAGTGCGATCGCCTCTAAAGAAAACATTGATGTTTCTCCTGATGCTGTCACCTTAATAGCCCAAATTGCTCAGGGCGGATTGCGAGATGCGGAAAGTTTGCTCGACCAATTAGCTTTGTTATCAGGTGAAGTCACACCAAACCGAGTTTGGGATTTAGTTGGTACAGTCAGCGAACAGGATTTATTAGCGCTTTTAGAAGCGATCGCTCAAGATAACCCAGAAGCCGTTCTAGATTGCACCCGTAAAATTTTAGATCGTGGACGGGAACCGCTAACTATTCTCCAAAATCTTGCCGCATTTTACCGTGATTTACTAATTGCTAAAACTGCACCTAGACGTCACGATTTAATTGCTTGTACTCCACAAACTTGCATTGCCTTGGTTGAGTTTGCCCAAAATTTGGACATGAGTACAATTTTGGCTGGACAGAAACACTTGCGCGAAGCTGAAGTGCAAATTAAAAACACCACTCAGCCACGTTTGTGGTTGGAGGTAACATTACTCGGATTGTTACCAAGTGCGACAAATATTCAAATAAAAGCCCCAAGTATCTCAGCACGAGTTAATACACCTGCTATATCTTCAAAGCATCCTCCAGCAGTTGTCCAAAATCACGCAATCTCTTCTGTACCTCAAGAGAATTCACAAACAAACCACAATTCTGCATCTTCAAACCATCATCAGGCAGTTCCTCAAAATCAACCCCTCACATCATCTTCCCCAATTGAACCACAAACAAATCAAAATTCTGCTGCTAACTCAGTTCCACCAGTAACCCCAGAACCTGTATCTGTTTCTTCGCCACCTGCGGTAATTGAACCAGTAACCTCAGAAATTGTTGAGGAAGCACAACAGGACTTAACTCAGATTTGGCAACAGGTGCTTGCTAACCTCCAGCCAATCTCAAGACGAGAACTGCTACGTCAAATGTGCCATCTCATCGAATTTGATGGTGCTGTAGCTTGTATTGCTATCAAACAAGCATGGTATGAAAAAGTTAAATCTGATCAACCAATAATTAGGGCGGCATTTCAGCAGACTTTCCAACGAGAAATCAAGGTAAATCTAGAAAAAGAAACTGCTTCAACCTCTAATTACTCTAGAAAAAATCCTCCACCAAAAGATTCTACTCGTGTTCAACAGCCACCTGCTGTCAGTTACGACAGGCAAACGACGCCTCCAGCATCAGTACCCCAGCCAGCAACACCAGCAGTACCAACACCAGTACCACTAAAAACAGAGTCGGCAGCAAGGAATGGAAATGGCTTAAATGGAAATGGGGTACAAACTTTGCCTCCA
This region of Nostoc sp. UHCC 0302 genomic DNA includes:
- a CDS encoding DNA polymerase III subunit gamma/tau yields the protein MSYEPLHHKYRPKSFAELVGQEAIATTLTNAIRTAKIAPAYLFTGPRGTGKTSSARILAKSLNCLKSGKPTPEPCGVCDVCQGITKGYSLDVIEIDAASNTGVDNIRELIEKAQFAPVQCRYKVYVIDECHMLSTAAFNALLKTLEEPPRHVVFVLATTDPQRVLPTIISRCQRFDFRRIQLEAMVKHLSAIASKENIDVSPDAVTLIAQIAQGGLRDAESLLDQLALLSGEVTPNRVWDLVGTVSEQDLLALLEAIAQDNPEAVLDCTRKILDRGREPLTILQNLAAFYRDLLIAKTAPRRHDLIACTPQTCIALVEFAQNLDMSTILAGQKHLREAEVQIKNTTQPRLWLEVTLLGLLPSATNIQIKAPSISARVNTPAISSKHPPAVVQNHAISSVPQENSQTNHNSASSNHHQAVPQNQPLTSSSPIEPQTNQNSAANSVPPVTPEPVSVSSPPAVIEPVTSEIVEEAQQDLTQIWQQVLANLQPISRRELLRQMCHLIEFDGAVACIAIKQAWYEKVKSDQPIIRAAFQQTFQREIKVNLEKETASTSNYSRKNPPPKDSTRVQQPPAVSYDRQTTPPASVPQPATPAVPTPVPLKTESAARNGNGLNGNGVQTLPPLPTRTPATDWEPDEVAIAAQRLAEFFNGQVIRFTEDPTELSDSMTTPDWVEESEDDE